The Chryseobacterium wanjuense DNA window ACTTATATTCTTCATATTCAGAATTATCGACCAGACATTTGATGATTTCATATGTATCGTATTGTTCAGCCCTTGAAACCGGCATGATTCCGAAAATATTTTCAGGTTTTTCTTTCGGCAGAGCAGTTTCAATTCTGTCGAAACCTGCTTTTTCAGTACTTCCTGTAGACTTCATGATATTTTTGATTCTGTCCAAAGCATCTTTATCATCTTTCGCCTTATAATCGGTAACTCCGGAAATCGAACAATGCGTTGTTGCACCGCCCAAAGTTTCATTATCTATACTTTCTCCGATTGCAGCTTTCACCAGATAGCTTCCTGCAAGGAAAATAGAGCCTGTTTTATCGACGATCATCGCTTCATCGCTCATGATCGGGAGATAAGCGCCACCAGCGACACAACTGCCCATTACGGCCGAAATCTGGATGATTCCTGCAGCACTCATTTTGGCATTATTTCTGAAAATTCGTCCGAACATTTCTTTATCAGGGAAGATCTCATCCTGCATCGGTAAATAAACTCCCGCGGAATCCACAAGATAAATGATCGGAAGTCTGTTTTCCATCGCAATTTCCTGTGCTCTCAGGTTTTTCTTTCCTGTGATCGGAAACCATGCTCCGGCCTTTACTGATGCATCGTTGGCAACAACAATACATTGTCTTCCCGATACATATCCCATGACAACTACAACACCACCGCTTGGGCAGCCGCCGTGTTCTTCATACATTTCGTATCCTGCAAAGGCGCCAATTTCTATGGAATCGGAATTTTTATCAAGAAGATATTCAATTCTTTCTCTTGCCGTCATTTTTCCTTCGTCACGAAGCTTTTGAAGCCTCTTCTCTCCCCCTCCTTTTTTGATGTCAGCAAGTAAGCGATTGATTTCGGATAATTTTAATCTGTTTTGATCTTCTCGTTTGTTGAATTCAATGTCCATAAAAATTTCAATTTTTTCCGCTTAAAGATACTATTTTTCAGAGGATTTTAAATTGAAATAAAACAGATGTTTAATTTGTTGGTTCTCAGAAATTTGTGAAATATTTAACATAAAAATATTTTTAAATGTTTGATATTTTTTCTAACTTTACGTCAGAGTAATAGGGATAATATTCTCTAGCAAATACTCTAAGTTCCTAGTTTATTTTTTTAATAGTTTATTATTTGAAGGCCCTGAAAGTTGAACAAATTTTCAGGGTTTTTTGTTTTAATTTATTTCAAAATCATCAAACAATTCATTTTATTTTTAAAAATAATTTGAAAAAGAAAAATTGCTGAAAAAATTCATCTTTTAAACCATATTTTTTACGGGATTTGTAAAAGCTATTTGGTAAATTTGCAAAAAATAAAAAAGAAGGTAGGATATGCATAAATTAGCTCTTTTCAGATTGCATTTGATTGTATTTTTATGGGGATTTACGGCAATTTTAGGAAAACTGATTCATGCAAATGCCCAGATTCTGGTTTTTTACCGGATGTTGTTTGCGGCTGTCTTTTTGTTTGTTTTTATCAGAATTTACAAAAAGGAGAGCATTAAAGTTTCTAAGAAAATTTTCTTCCAGTTAGCGGCAATCGGCTTTGCTATGGCGCTTCATTGGTTTTGCTTCTTTTACTCGATTAAAGTTTCCAATGTTTCCATTGCTTTGAGCTGTCTGTCGTTATCGACATTATTTGCTTCGATTTTAGAGCCGGTTATTTTTAAACGGAAAATAGATATCTCGGAGGTTCTCATGGGCGTGGTGATTGTCGCCTGTATTTTGTTAATTTTTAAAACAGAGTTTCAATATAAAGAAGGTATTCTCTACGGTGTTCTCTGTGCGATTTTCGGGACAATATTTTCTGTATTTAACGGAAAGATGTTTGGAAAAACGAGTTCAGGAAATATTATTTTTTACGAAATTTTCTGTGGATGGGCTATTTTAATGATTATTTATTTGTTTACCGGACAAATTTTTCAGATGAATGAAATAAGTTACCGCGATATTGCGTTAATATGCTTATTGGCAAGTGTTTTCACGGCTTTTCCGATGTTGGAATCGGTGAATCTAATGAAGTATATTTCGCCTTTTACACTAATTTTAACAGTTAATTTAGAACCAGTTTACGGAATTATACTAGCTTTTTTTATCTTTGGGGAATCAGAACATATGAGTCCGATTTTTTATATTGCTTCAGGTGTTATGATACTGGCAATCATTGCCAATGGATTAATAAAAGCTAAGAAACAAAAAACGTTAAATTAAGCATCAATTTTGTATGATGAAAAAATATCTTTTACTCGTATTTTCCCTGTTATTTGGGATCTCACAATCTCAGATTATCAGAAAATATTCCAACGAATTTTTAAATATTGGTGCAGGAGCCAGAGGTTTGGCTATGGGTGGAGCTGTAGTTTCTAACCAGGATGATGTGTATTCTCCGATGTGGAACCCGGCTGGCTTAATGGCGATCGAAAAAGATTGGCAGGGAGCAGCAATGCACGCAGAATATTTCGAGTCGATTGCTAAGTATGATTACCTGGCGTACGCAAAAGTTCTGGAAACAGGTGTTTTCGGGGTTTCTGTGGTAAGATTGGGGGTTGATAATATCTTGAATACAACCCAGTTGATCGATACGGAAGGAAATATTGATTACGATAAGATCACAAAATTCTCACAATCCGATTACGCGGCCATTCTTTCTTATGCTTTTAATCCTGCAGGAAACACCAAATTAGACGTTGGGGTGAATGCCAAAATCGTATACAGAAATGTAGGAAAATTTGCTAACGGATACGGTTTCGGTTTTGATATCGGTGCCATCTATAAAATGGACAACGGTTATAAAATCGGGGGGATGTTGAGAGATGCAACGACTACGGTCAACTTCTGGAGTGTAAACCAAAAAGAGCTTTCCACGATTGTAAATGGTGAAGAATTCAACCCGGCACCGAAAGATAAAATGGAATTAACGATGCCAAAACTGAACGTTGGGGTAAGCAAAAATTTTGAAATCAACAGCAGTGTGTATGTTTTGCCGGAAGCAGGAATCAATGTAGATTTTGCGAAAACGGCAGCACTTATTTCTACAGATTTTGCGAGTATTACACCTTATGCCGGTGCGGAATTAGGCTATCAGAAAATGATTTTTGTGAGATTGGGGGTTAATAGATTCCAGTCGATTACTGATATTGAAGATTTGAAAAGAAAGGTTTCTTTCCAGCCAAGTGCGGGGATCGGGATCAGATACAGAGGTCTTACGTTGGATTACGCGATTACGAATTCAGGAATCGGGGGATCAAATTTCTATTCCAATTTCTTCTCTCTGAAACTGGATATGGGACAGTTTAGAAATGATTAAAATTTTAAATTAAAATGAAAAAACTTTCAATAGTATTATTAACAGCTTGTTCGATGCTTGCTTTCGGGCAAAAAATTTCGGATTATAAATATATTTCTCTTCCGGCTAAATTTGAAACTTTTAAAGAAGATTTCGGATTAAGCGAATTATTCACGAAGACATTAAGAGGTAAAAATTACACCGTTATTCCGGCAGATAAACTACAATGGCCGGCTGAAGCAAAAGATAACCCTTGTAATGTGTTGATGGGAGATGTAAAAGATGACAGCGGATTTTTGCGAAATAAAGTATTGGTACAGTTTAAGGATTGTAATGATAAGGTTGTTTCATCGATTAAAGGAGCTTCTAGCATTAAAGATTTTAAAGAAGGCTTCCAGGATGCTCTGAAACAGACATTTGTTTCAATTTCTCCTGCGAACCCGGTAAATCAGCCGGGTGGAACTAAAATTCAGGAGACAGTTGCGACGACTCAGGTTACCACTCAGTCTACAGTTACCAATACAAGTTCTTCAGCTCCGGACAACTCAGCGTTGAAGTTCAGCAATGGTAAAATAGATCTTCAGAAAATTCAGATTGATAACAGCCAGTTTATCTTGGTGAATTCAAACAGTTCTTCACCATTTGCGACATTTAAAGCAACAACCAAAAGTGATGTGTTCAGAGTAAAACTGCAAAATGGAGATTCTACTTTAGGATATTATGAAAACGGAAATATTGTAATAGAAATTCCACAGTCTAACGGAGAATTTGCTAAGGAAGTTTTTCTGAAAAAATAATTTACTGTTATAGAAAAAATAAAAAGTCCTCAATTTGAGGACTTTTACTTTTTAAAGTTGTAATATTTTATTTTTTAATAAATTTTACTGTCTGATTGTCTTTCCCTGTTTTAATTTTCGCAACATAACTTCCCGGAACAAGATCAGATAATTTCACAGATGCATTATTGCCTTTCTGAGCAACCGTTCTAATCAATTTTCCGTTGGCATCATAAATTTCTATCGATTCAAT harbors:
- a CDS encoding putative type IX sorting system protein PorV2, which gives rise to MKKYLLLVFSLLFGISQSQIIRKYSNEFLNIGAGARGLAMGGAVVSNQDDVYSPMWNPAGLMAIEKDWQGAAMHAEYFESIAKYDYLAYAKVLETGVFGVSVVRLGVDNILNTTQLIDTEGNIDYDKITKFSQSDYAAILSYAFNPAGNTKLDVGVNAKIVYRNVGKFANGYGFGFDIGAIYKMDNGYKIGGMLRDATTTVNFWSVNQKELSTIVNGEEFNPAPKDKMELTMPKLNVGVSKNFEINSSVYVLPEAGINVDFAKTAALISTDFASITPYAGAELGYQKMIFVRLGVNRFQSITDIEDLKRKVSFQPSAGIGIRYRGLTLDYAITNSGIGGSNFYSNFFSLKLDMGQFRND
- a CDS encoding DMT family transporter → MHKLALFRLHLIVFLWGFTAILGKLIHANAQILVFYRMLFAAVFLFVFIRIYKKESIKVSKKIFFQLAAIGFAMALHWFCFFYSIKVSNVSIALSCLSLSTLFASILEPVIFKRKIDISEVLMGVVIVACILLIFKTEFQYKEGILYGVLCAIFGTIFSVFNGKMFGKTSSGNIIFYEIFCGWAILMIIYLFTGQIFQMNEISYRDIALICLLASVFTAFPMLESVNLMKYISPFTLILTVNLEPVYGIILAFFIFGESEHMSPIFYIASGVMILAIIANGLIKAKKQKTLN
- a CDS encoding acyl-CoA carboxylase subunit beta, producing MDIEFNKREDQNRLKLSEINRLLADIKKGGGEKRLQKLRDEGKMTARERIEYLLDKNSDSIEIGAFAGYEMYEEHGGCPSGGVVVVMGYVSGRQCIVVANDASVKAGAWFPITGKKNLRAQEIAMENRLPIIYLVDSAGVYLPMQDEIFPDKEMFGRIFRNNAKMSAAGIIQISAVMGSCVAGGAYLPIMSDEAMIVDKTGSIFLAGSYLVKAAIGESIDNETLGGATTHCSISGVTDYKAKDDKDALDRIKNIMKSTGSTEKAGFDRIETALPKEKPENIFGIMPVSRAEQYDTYEIIKCLVDNSEYEEYKSDYGKSIICATARIDGWSVGIVANQRKLVKSGKGEMQFGGVIYSDSADKATRFIANCNQRKIPLVFLQDVTGFMVGSKSEHGGIIKDGAKMVNAVSNSVVPKFTIITGNSYGAGNYAMCGKAYDPRLIVAWPWADLAVMGGAQAAKVLAQIQESTLKKQGKEITEEEHNEILDTISKRYQKQTEATYAAARLWTDAIINPVDTRKWISMGIEAANHSPITEKFNLGVIQV